One genomic window of Pocillopora verrucosa isolate sample1 chromosome 8, ASM3666991v2, whole genome shotgun sequence includes the following:
- the LOC136283047 gene encoding fibroleukin-like: protein MVEHVLTRVGILGCSRVNVDRIIKECIAKSTAEVVRSCQQLKTLGANQNGIYKINPDGQGVINVYCDQTTDGGGWTVVQRRSRPYKQSFRRMWVEYRVGFGDLSKEFWLGNDNLHRIASSDSILRIDLHQTNGQKGYAKYGGFRVADETEKYRCDMSSYDGNIGNGFYGNTNPKFNIRGMKFGTPDQDNDNHPGKCFPSGPWWANQCGKVNLNSKNGPYWDPWTSQPNLKFSEMKVRHN, encoded by the exons atggtggaacatgtgtTGACGCGTGTTGGAATCCTCGGATGTTCACGTGTGAATGTCGACAGGATTATAAAGGAGTGTATTGCGAAAAGCACAGCGGAGGTGG TGAGAAGCTGTCAGCAGCTGAAAACCCTGGGAGCGAATCAGAATGGcatttataaaatcaacccaGATGGTCAAGGGGTCATAAACGTGTACTGTGACCAAACCACAGATGGAGGCGGGTGGACTGTGGTTCAAAGACGTTCCCGTCCATACAAGCAAAGCTTTAGACGAATGTGGGTAGAGTATCGAGTAGGCTTTGGCGACTTGTCCAAAGAattctggcttggaaacgacaACTTGCACCGAATCGCCTCTTCAGACAGCATTCTTCGAATAGATCTGCACCAAACCAACGGCCAAAAGGGATATGCCAAATATGGTGGGTTTCGGGTAGCTGACGAAACAGAAAAGTATCGATGCGACATGAGTTCGTACGATGGAAACATCGGAAATGGATTTTATGGTAATACAAATCCTAAATTTAACATTCGAGGGATGAAATTCGGCACACCAGACCAAGATAATGACAACCACCCTGGCAAGTGTTTTCCTAGTGGTCCATGGTGGGCAAACCAATGTGGCAAGGTTAATCTCAATTCAAAGAATGGTCCGTACTGGGATCCCTGGACTTCTCAGCCTAACCTAAAATTCTCTGAGATGAAAGTAAGGcataactga
- the LOC136283049 gene encoding fibrinogen-like protein A produces the protein MANKDDEDEKEDRYILKKTLIYDHMFASVVGYTLVNHVIATHTVTCPIDCTWECLRDARCRSFNYANSGKTCELSDQSKATAPNDFVLRKGVTYYGPTTQMGGNRPVCTSALCQNGGTCVDACSNPWMFTCECRQDYKGVYCENHSGVRSCQQLKTLGANQNGIYEINPDGQGVINVYCDQTTDGGGWTVVQRRSRPYEQSFRRTWVEYRVGFGDLSKEFWLGNDNLHRIASSDSILRIDLHRTNGTKGYAKYHGFRVADETEKYRCDMTSYEGNIGNGFYGNTDPKLNIRGMKFGTPDQDNDNFLEKCFPHGAWWANQCGEVNLNARNGPFWLPWATNPDLNLSEMKVRHN, from the exons ATGGCCAACAAGGACGATGAGGATGAAAAGGAAGACCG aTATATCTTGAAGAAAACTCTCATATATGACCATATGTTTGCATCTGTTGTAGGCTACACTCTGGTTAATCACGTGATTGCTACGCACACTGTCACGTGCCCGATAGACTGTACGTGGGAATGCCTACGGGATGCACGCTGTCGATCGTTTAATTATGCAAACTCAGGGAAAACATGTGAAttaagtgaccaatcaaaagcgACAGCCccaaatgactttgttttaagaaaaggcgTCACTTACTACGGGCCAACGACACAGATG GGAGGAAATAGACCTGTTTGCACCTCGGCTTTATGtcaaaatggtggaacatgtgtTGACGCGTGTTCGAATCCCTGGATGTTCACGTGTGAATGTCGACAGGATTATAAAGGAGTGTATTGCGAAAACCACAGCGGAG TGAGAAGCTGCCAGCAGCTGAAAACCCTTGGAGCGAATCAGAATGGCATTTATGAAATCAACCCAGATGGTCAAGGGGTCATAAACGTGTACTGTGACCAAACCACAGATGGAGGTGGGTGGACTGTGGTTCAGAGACGTTCCCGTCCATACGAGCAAAGCTTTAGACGAACGTGGGTAGAGTATCGAGTAGGCTTTGGCGACTTGTCCAAAGAattctggcttggaaacgacaACTTGCACCGAATCGCCTCTTCTGACAGCATTCTTCGAATAGATCTGCACCGAACCAACGGCACAAAGGGATATGCCAAATATCATGGGTTTCGGGTAGCTGACGAAACAGAAAAGTATCGATGCGACATGACTTCGTACGAAGGAAACATCGGAAATGGGTTTTATGGAAATACAGATCCTAAATTGAACATCCGAGGGATGAAATTCGGCACACCAGACCAAGATAATGACAACTTCCTTGAAAAGTGTTTTCCTCATGGTGCATGGTGGGCAAACCAATGTGGCGAGGTTAATCTCAATGCAAGGAATGGTCCATTCTGGCTTCCTTGGGCTACTAACCCTGACCTAAATCTCTCTGAGATGAAAGTAAGGCATAACTGA